Proteins encoded within one genomic window of Terriglobus sp. TAA 43:
- a CDS encoding single-stranded DNA-binding protein, with protein MAKGVNKVILLGNVGKDPEMRATQGGTVVANFTLATADRQKDQTGNWVDKTEWHNLIAFGRTAEIVRDYVKKGSQLYIEGKIQTRSWDDKESGQKKYRTEIIVNDMSLLGGRSGGEGGGGGQYSGGRSSGGYSQAGGGNYGNTASFDQRTPQNDFANEGITDDDIPF; from the coding sequence ATGGCTAAGGGCGTAAATAAGGTAATTCTGCTGGGAAATGTAGGCAAAGACCCGGAGATGCGGGCGACCCAGGGCGGCACCGTTGTGGCAAACTTCACGCTGGCTACGGCCGATCGTCAGAAGGACCAGACCGGCAACTGGGTGGATAAAACCGAGTGGCACAACCTGATTGCGTTTGGCCGCACGGCAGAGATTGTTCGCGACTACGTGAAAAAGGGGTCGCAGCTCTACATTGAGGGCAAGATCCAGACGCGTTCGTGGGACGACAAGGAAAGCGGTCAGAAGAAGTACCGCACCGAGATCATTGTGAATGACATGTCGCTGCTGGGTGGACGCAGCGGTGGTGAAGGCGGCGGCGGTGGCCAGTATTCCGGTGGCCGCAGCAGCGGTGGCTATAGCCAGGCTGGTGGCGGGAACTATGGCAATACCGCCAGCTTCGATCAGCGCACGCCCCAGAATGACTTTGCCAACGAAGGCATTACGGACGACGATATCCCGTTCTAA
- the cyaY gene encoding iron donor protein CyaY translates to MVDEQTFRHDSDAALEQLKQRLIDGEDLGGYETEENNGVLNVVFDAPKAKFVFTPNTPVRQIWISALSTSFKLDWADGKFVLPKTGEDLDTLTERLIKEHTDDDTFEL, encoded by the coding sequence ATGGTGGACGAACAGACCTTTCGACATGATTCCGATGCGGCTCTCGAACAGCTCAAGCAACGCCTGATTGATGGCGAGGACCTGGGTGGCTACGAGACGGAAGAGAACAACGGTGTGCTGAACGTGGTGTTCGACGCACCGAAGGCGAAGTTTGTCTTCACGCCGAACACGCCGGTGCGGCAGATCTGGATTTCCGCGCTCTCGACCAGCTTCAAGCTGGATTGGGCGGACGGAAAGTTTGTGTTGCCGAAGACCGGCGAGGATCTGGATACGCTGACGGAGCGCCTGATCAAAGAGCACACGGACGACGACACGTTCGAGCTGTAA
- a CDS encoding vitamin K epoxide reductase family protein — MRLLRVLIALLAVAGTVVSILALRVHNMDPNAAPPCAVTEQWDCGTVNHSRFAVFPARGFDEDPNSKGHIPVATIGIIGYVLIAILALLGRDFLTFEAAQIGCFCALILTYLEKFVIEKWCIYCVWSQSIIAAIVILSAINFWIANRDKARTGLHIRAI; from the coding sequence ATGCGTCTTCTTCGCGTGTTGATTGCCCTGCTTGCCGTTGCCGGAACGGTCGTCTCCATCCTTGCCCTGCGCGTCCACAATATGGACCCCAACGCCGCGCCACCGTGCGCCGTCACAGAGCAGTGGGACTGCGGCACCGTCAACCACTCGCGCTTCGCCGTCTTCCCCGCACGCGGCTTCGATGAAGACCCCAACAGCAAGGGCCATATCCCCGTCGCCACCATCGGCATCATCGGCTACGTTCTGATCGCCATCCTCGCGCTCCTTGGCCGCGACTTCCTCACCTTTGAAGCCGCGCAGATCGGCTGCTTCTGCGCGCTGATCCTCACCTATCTCGAAAAATTCGTCATTGAGAAGTGGTGCATCTACTGCGTCTGGTCACAGAGCATCATCGCCGCCATCGTCATTCTCTCTGCAATCAATTTCTGGATAGCCAATCGCGACAAAGCGCGTACCGGACTCCACATTCGCGCCATCTAA
- a CDS encoding outer membrane beta-barrel protein — protein sequence MRRSFYIHGLCAAAVAFSAISLAPTALAASPSTPDSPKPLAAVPLFNPSAVSVSSDDFHYQPSGISSSSDDAIAAADPAGSLHFDTGTQPPPGRRSYGRSRYQDHLHNSDGSTKIAFMAGAGMTVPTGNTAKYYTPSWTVAFGGGWNFNRMFGVLGEFHYDRMGVTGGAINYEYNNVLNYIAQYGYGPNDLAGFDANAHVLSLTVNPIVNFSDPRSKVGAYVTGGGGWYRKSTNFTLPTAQTGCNYYYCQTFYTTYNFDSYSANAFGWNVGFGLTYKLSEFSSERLFVDARYHWVPIKDEGAAQDPFFPFNRRHTGYIPVTVGLRF from the coding sequence ATGAGACGATCTTTTTACATTCATGGCCTCTGTGCTGCGGCGGTGGCTTTTTCAGCGATTTCGCTTGCTCCAACCGCCTTGGCCGCAAGCCCATCCACGCCGGATTCCCCCAAGCCTCTGGCGGCAGTACCACTCTTCAATCCCAGCGCGGTCAGCGTCTCTTCCGACGACTTTCACTACCAGCCTTCCGGCATCAGCAGCAGTTCTGACGACGCCATTGCTGCCGCAGATCCCGCCGGTTCGCTGCATTTCGACACCGGGACGCAGCCGCCTCCGGGACGCCGTTCGTACGGTCGCTCGCGCTATCAGGACCACCTGCACAACTCTGACGGTTCCACCAAGATCGCCTTCATGGCGGGCGCAGGCATGACAGTCCCCACCGGCAACACGGCAAAGTACTACACCCCCAGCTGGACAGTTGCTTTTGGTGGCGGCTGGAACTTCAACCGCATGTTCGGTGTCCTCGGTGAGTTCCACTATGACCGCATGGGCGTCACCGGCGGAGCCATCAATTACGAGTACAACAACGTACTTAACTACATCGCGCAGTACGGCTACGGCCCGAATGATCTCGCCGGTTTCGATGCCAATGCGCACGTACTTTCGTTGACCGTGAACCCCATCGTCAACTTCTCGGACCCACGCAGCAAGGTGGGCGCTTACGTCACAGGTGGCGGCGGCTGGTATCGCAAGAGCACCAACTTCACGCTGCCCACCGCGCAAACGGGTTGCAATTACTACTACTGCCAGACCTTCTACACCACGTACAACTTCGACTCGTACAGCGCCAACGCCTTCGGCTGGAACGTCGGCTTCGGTCTCACTTACAAGCTCAGCGAGTTCTCCAGCGAACGCCTCTTCGTAGACGCACGCTACCACTGGGTTCCCATCAAGGATGAAGGCGCAGCACAGGATCCGTTCTTCCCCTTCAACCGTCGTCACACCGGCTACATCCCGGTCACCGTCGGTCTCCGCTTCTAA
- a CDS encoding DUF3565 domain-containing protein has protein sequence MADLACGHTQHVRHDPPWQSRPWTQTEEGRQSMLGHTLPCKLCEQAVN, from the coding sequence ATCGCCGACCTCGCCTGCGGCCACACGCAACACGTCCGCCACGACCCTCCCTGGCAATCCCGACCCTGGACACAAACCGAAGAAGGCCGCCAGTCCATGCTGGGCCACACTCTTCCCTGCAAGCTCTGTGAGCAAGCGGTAAACTAA
- the aroE gene encoding shikimate dehydrogenase, with product MPAHVITPESLHQRAGRICVAVSSPEMFSLAEQTLPDCRFLEFRLDSVPDPAAQLPQLRQFLAEHPEVTAVATCRRQPYGGGFQGTAQQQTEILAEAAAAGCQLVDIETETAEELGTAALDTLRSKGAAVILSWHDFQGTPALAPELGRMAPFAPDFRKIVPTATTISEALQLIDLLETHGSDGRLIAMSMGFRGTLTRVLGPRFGSLFTFASPEGNAGTAPGQVSISTLQDLYRVESITAQTAIYAVAGLPITGSLSPRMHNTAFRTAKRDAVYIPLETDIPAELLAVVDRLNIRGLSITMPLKETILPHLAVSDSAVQQMQTSNTLVKTAEGFAGYNTDVPGIVGPLQRVLPLEGAKVLILGAGGAARAAVFGLRDAGAHVYLLNRTHARAEALAAEAGVHAIRREDLTAHTFDAIINSTPYGMKNQAMEAPISSDEMRGKVFFDLVYNPIETPLLQLAQHNGLYVIPGVEMFVEQGVRQFTLWTGETAPREAMQWAVVEALS from the coding sequence ATGCCTGCGCACGTCATCACACCGGAATCCCTGCACCAACGCGCCGGACGCATCTGCGTCGCTGTCTCCAGCCCGGAAATGTTCTCGCTCGCCGAACAAACGCTTCCGGACTGCCGTTTCCTCGAGTTCCGTCTCGATTCCGTGCCCGACCCCGCAGCGCAACTGCCACAACTCCGCCAGTTCCTCGCTGAACATCCTGAAGTGACGGCTGTCGCCACCTGCCGCCGCCAGCCCTACGGCGGAGGCTTCCAGGGCACCGCGCAGCAGCAAACCGAAATCCTCGCAGAAGCCGCAGCAGCAGGCTGCCAGCTCGTCGACATCGAGACCGAAACCGCCGAAGAACTCGGCACCGCCGCGCTCGACACACTCCGCTCCAAAGGCGCCGCCGTCATCCTCTCCTGGCACGACTTCCAGGGCACTCCCGCGCTCGCACCGGAACTCGGTCGCATGGCGCCCTTCGCGCCAGACTTCCGCAAGATCGTCCCCACCGCGACCACGATCTCCGAAGCTCTGCAACTCATCGACCTGCTCGAAACCCATGGCTCCGATGGCCGACTCATCGCCATGAGCATGGGCTTCCGCGGCACACTCACACGCGTCCTGGGCCCACGCTTCGGCTCACTCTTCACCTTCGCATCACCAGAAGGCAACGCAGGCACCGCGCCTGGCCAGGTCAGCATCTCCACGCTGCAGGACCTCTACCGCGTAGAGTCCATCACAGCCCAGACCGCAATCTACGCAGTAGCAGGTCTGCCCATCACCGGCTCGCTCTCGCCGCGCATGCACAACACCGCATTCCGTACGGCAAAGCGCGACGCGGTGTACATCCCGCTCGAAACCGACATCCCTGCAGAACTCCTCGCAGTGGTCGATCGCCTCAACATCCGCGGCCTCAGCATCACCATGCCATTGAAAGAAACCATCCTGCCGCACCTCGCCGTCAGCGATAGCGCAGTGCAGCAGATGCAGACCAGCAACACTCTCGTGAAGACCGCCGAAGGCTTCGCTGGATACAACACCGACGTCCCCGGCATTGTTGGTCCATTGCAACGTGTACTGCCCCTCGAAGGCGCAAAAGTCCTCATCCTCGGCGCAGGTGGAGCAGCACGCGCGGCTGTCTTCGGTCTCCGCGATGCAGGCGCACACGTCTACCTGCTGAACCGCACACACGCCCGCGCAGAAGCACTCGCAGCCGAGGCTGGCGTCCACGCCATCCGTCGCGAAGACCTCACCGCACACACCTTCGACGCCATCATCAACAGCACGCCCTACGGCATGAAGAATCAGGCCATGGAAGCGCCCATATCCTCAGATGAGATGCGCGGCAAAGTCTTCTTCGACCTCGTCTACAACCCGATCGAAACACCGCTGCTGCAACTCGCGCAGCACAACGGTTTGTATGTCATCCCCGGCGTAGAGATGTTCGTGGAACAGGGCGTCCGCCAGTTCACCTTATGGACCGGCGAAACGGCCCCACGCGAAGCCATGCAATGGGCCGTTGTCGAAGCCCTTTCATAG
- the mqnC gene encoding cyclic dehypoxanthinyl futalosine synthase, producing MGITRQQALDCFASDDLIGIGMEADAVRRRLHPEGVVSYIIDRNINYTNFCTEYCTFCAFYRPLKGKLASEGYILDFDTIYDKIRETEEMGGTGVLMQGGIHPDLKIDWFEKLFTGIKTRFPNIWLHCLSASEILAIAEYSEISLRDTIMRLRDAGLQSIPGGGAEILDDDVRKRIARLKCRTEDWVSVHRTAHELGMRTTATMMFGVGETMEQRVNHFEVVRQLQEETGGFTAFIPWSFQPHNTALGGRGWDEATSVEYLKTLAISRMYLDNIHNVQSSWVTQGLKVLQMGLRFGGNDVGSVMLEENVVKAAGTANCTTEEELRRIIRGAGFKPVQRDTLYTTYFLN from the coding sequence ATGGGAATCACGCGGCAACAGGCCCTTGACTGCTTCGCTTCAGACGACCTTATCGGCATCGGCATGGAAGCCGACGCAGTGCGCCGCCGCCTGCATCCCGAAGGTGTGGTCAGCTACATCATCGACCGCAACATAAACTACACCAATTTCTGCACGGAATACTGCACCTTCTGCGCGTTCTACCGCCCGTTGAAGGGCAAACTCGCCAGCGAAGGTTACATCCTCGACTTCGACACGATCTACGACAAGATTCGCGAAACCGAAGAGATGGGCGGCACCGGCGTGCTGATGCAGGGCGGCATTCACCCCGACCTGAAGATCGACTGGTTTGAGAAGCTTTTCACCGGCATCAAGACGCGCTTCCCCAACATCTGGCTGCACTGCCTCTCCGCCAGCGAAATCCTCGCCATTGCGGAGTACAGCGAAATCAGCCTGCGCGACACCATCATGCGTCTGCGCGATGCTGGCCTGCAGTCCATCCCCGGCGGTGGCGCTGAAATTCTCGACGACGACGTCCGCAAGCGCATCGCGCGCCTCAAGTGCCGCACGGAAGATTGGGTTAGCGTCCATCGCACCGCACATGAACTTGGCATGCGCACCACCGCCACCATGATGTTCGGTGTGGGTGAAACCATGGAGCAGCGCGTGAACCACTTCGAAGTGGTACGCCAGCTTCAGGAAGAAACCGGCGGCTTCACCGCATTTATCCCGTGGAGCTTCCAGCCGCACAACACCGCTCTCGGCGGTCGCGGATGGGACGAAGCTACGAGCGTCGAATATCTGAAGACCCTCGCCATTAGCCGCATGTACCTGGACAACATCCACAATGTGCAAAGCTCGTGGGTCACGCAGGGTCTGAAGGTGCTGCAGATGGGCCTCCGCTTCGGCGGCAACGACGTTGGTTCCGTGATGCTGGAAGAAAACGTGGTCAAGGCAGCAGGCACCGCCAACTGCACCACGGAAGAAGAACTCCGCCGCATCATCCGCGGAGCAGGCTTCAAACCAGTTCAGCGCGACACCCTCTACACCACCTACTTCCTCAATTAA